The genomic DNA CCGCAGGTGCTGCCTGCCTTTCCAGGTCTTCTGCCATCTCCGCCGCATTCTGGTAGCGGAGGTGCGGGTCCTTCTGAAGGGCCTTCATGATGATTCTTTCCAGGCGGGGAGCAATGGAGGGATTGAGTGACGAGGGAAGGGGGGGCGCCTCCTGCACATGCTTGAGGGCCACTGAAACAGGGTTGTCGGCGTCGAAGGGGAGCCTGCCCGTTGATGCCTCAAACATCAGCACCCCCAGTGAGTAAAGGTCCGAGGGTGCCGAGATAGGCTTTCCCTGGGCCTGCTCCGGTGAAAAATAGTGGACCGAGCCCAGCATGCTCCCTGTCTGCGTGATGGTGTCGGAAAACAGTGCCCTTGCAATGCCGAAATCGGCCACCTTCACAGTGCTGCCCCTGGTGATAAGGATGTTGTGAGGCTTGAGATCGCGGTGAATGATGCCCTTCTCGTGGGCAAATGAGAGGGCCTTGAGGATATCAAGCACGATGGGCACAAGAGATTCCTCGTTGAGGGGCTTTTTCAGCTTTTTCATCCAGGACTTCAGGTCCTGCCCCTCCACATATTCCATCACGATGAAGCGGTACCCCTCATCATCCTCGATATCAAAAACATTGACGATGTTGGGGTGGGAAAGCTTCGCGGCAGAGCAGGCCTCGCGGTAGAATCTGTGGATGAACTCCCTGTCTGAGGCATAGTCGGCCTTTAATATCTTGAGGGCGACTATGCGGCCAAGGCGCTGATCCTCGGCCTTGTACACATCGGCCATCCCGCCTGATCCTATTTTCTCAAGTATCTTGTAGCGCTCTTTCAGAATTTTTCCGACCATAGTCAATGCCTTTGCCGTAATGGATCTGAAAGATGAATATTTTCTCCCTGGGTGGGTCTATTCCTTTTTTCTTCCCCGGGAGGTCCCGGGGGTGGTGTGGGAGGCAGGAGGCTATGGCTTTTCACCGAGGAGCGGGAGGCATTCCTCGAGGATTCTTCCCACGATGGGCGCTGCTACCCTGCCCCCGTAGCCACCATTTTCCACTATGGCCGCCACAAGGAGTTTCGGTGCCTCTGCGGGGGCGAAGCCGACAAACCACGCGTGGGTCTCCCCATGAGGATTTTCAGCGGTGCCCGTCTTCCCTGCCACGGTGACGCCGGGAACCTGGGCACGGGTTCCCGTGCCGCGGGAGACTGCCTGCACCATCATTGCCTTCACCCTGTCGGCGGTCTCCTTCGAGATGGGGGCGCACCACACCTGGGGGTGAGCCGTGTAGATATTTTCCTCGTTCCGTGATTTGATCCCCTTGATGAGGTAGGGCTTCATTATTTTTCCCTCATGGGCCACTGCGGAGACAATAATGGCCAGGTGGAGAGGCGAAAGGGTGATTTCCCCCTGGCCGAAGGCACTCTGGGCAAGACCCCCCTCGGAGAGGGACGAGGGATCAGGGAAATGGGCGGGCTTCACGGGGATGTCGCCGCCGATGCTAAACGGTTCAAGAAGCCTGAAGTTTTTCGCGCACTCACAGAAGTTGTAGGCGTCTAGCTTGAGGCCCATCTGAGCGAAGGCTATATTGCAGGAATGCACAAGGGCATTCTCGAGATTCACCTTTCCATGGCTTCCCCCTTCAGCCTCATGAATCTTGTAAGAGCCGAGCTCATAGGTTCCGGTGCATTCGTAGGTGTCATCGGGGGTGACATAGCCAAGCTCCAGGGCAGAGACGAGGGTGAATACCTTGAAGGTTGACCCCGGCGGGTACTGCCCGTCAATTGCCCTGTTCACAAGCGGCGCGCCGGGATCCTTCTTGAGGCGCTCCCAGAGGATTTCTATCCTGGCGGGGTCATAGGAAGGGAGGCTCACGAGGGCGTACAGCTCTCCCGTGGCGGGATTGAGGATCACCACTGCTCCCCTGTGACCTTCCAGTGCCGCCCTTGCCGATTTCTGCATGCGGCTGTCAAGGGTGAGATAGATGTCCTGGCCTGCAAGCTTTCTGCCGTTAATGAAGGCAAAGGCCTCATAGATGGTCTGGGGGAGCCTTTTCCCCGCAAGGGTGAAGTCTGCGGACTTTTCAATTCCCTCGGTGCCGAGGCGGTGGTGGGCATAGCCGATGAGGGGCGAAAAGAGGCTCCCCTGGGGGTAGTCTCTCGCTGAGCGCCCTCCGCTGGTGACGGTTTTCGCAAGGGTCTCACCCCTGCGGTCAAGGATACGCCCCCTGTACTCAAGCCGCGGGAGCATCCTCGGGTTTTTCCTGTTGTGCCGGTATCTCTCTGTATCAATGACCTGCAGAAAGGAGAGGTACACGGCAAGAGTGGCAAAGAAAAGGGAGAAAATGAAGGCAAGCTTTTCTATTCTTTTCTTCATGGAGTGCCCCCCTGGCCTTCTTCCGACAGCATCATCCGCCTGCGCTTTTTTGAGGCCAGGTGGGAGACCTGGAACACCAGGGCGATAAGGAAAAAATTGGCGAGGACCGAGCTTCCTCCATAGGAGATGAAGGGGAGGGTAATCCCCGTCATGGGAATGAATTTCGTGGAGCCTCCCACGATGATGAGGATCTGGCAGGCAAGGAGGGAGCCGAGGCCCGTACAGAGAAGGATACCGAACTCATCAAAGGCCGCCATAGATATCCTGAATATGCGCTCCACGAGGAGCAGGTATGCCACGATGACTGCCAGGGCCCCCAGAAATCCCAGCTCCTCACCTATGGCGGCAAAGACGTAGTCGGTGTGAACGGCGGGGATGAGGCCGGGGGTTCCCATGCCAAGGCCTG from Candidatus Eremiobacterota bacterium includes the following:
- a CDS encoding penicillin-binding protein 2, whose translation is MKKRIEKLAFIFSLFFATLAVYLSFLQVIDTERYRHNRKNPRMLPRLEYRGRILDRRGETLAKTVTSGGRSARDYPQGSLFSPLIGYAHHRLGTEGIEKSADFTLAGKRLPQTIYEAFAFINGRKLAGQDIYLTLDSRMQKSARAALEGHRGAVVILNPATGELYALVSLPSYDPARIEILWERLKKDPGAPLVNRAIDGQYPPGSTFKVFTLVSALELGYVTPDDTYECTGTYELGSYKIHEAEGGSHGKVNLENALVHSCNIAFAQMGLKLDAYNFCECAKNFRLLEPFSIGGDIPVKPAHFPDPSSLSEGGLAQSAFGQGEITLSPLHLAIIVSAVAHEGKIMKPYLIKGIKSRNEENIYTAHPQVWCAPISKETADRVKAMMVQAVSRGTGTRAQVPGVTVAGKTGTAENPHGETHAWFVGFAPAEAPKLLVAAIVENGGYGGRVAAPIVGRILEECLPLLGEKP